aataaataaattaaagaaaaaaataaatctcAAGTGTGAAACTTTAACCatcacttaaaaaaaaaaaaatgttctaagTTAGGTCAGATGTCATGAAGGAGAGTGCCAAGGTCTGGTTGTTTTTAGTCTCATCCCATCAGAACCGGCCAAATCTAGTTTACAATAAGAGCAGTACTGAAAAATAAAACCTTAATCATTTGAATCAATAAGTTTTATGAGTGTCATAAATGTGCTATATcgtaaattacattattaaataatgattacaTGGTTTCTTTTTACAGACAAGCAGGTCGTTGACCAGAGACTTGTATACCTAGAAAGGCAAGTACAATTGCCTGTCTTATAACAGTGTCTGTCTTTGCTCTATGGATAGATGAAGTCCATGGTTTAGGTACCTACCTAACAGGTGAACTCAAAGGACTGAACTGGTAGATGAAACAGGGAAATAGAAGCCATCTGATTGGTTCGGCTAGCTTGTGATGCAGAAAACATTGCCGTGTTAATTATAAGAAAAAGAGAATTGATTGTTAGCCTAGAAGGTTTGCTTCAAATGTGGGAAGAGGTGTAAAACAAACACTATATGACCAGATGAAGGCAAAAACATTGTCAACAAACCTGTTGTGTAAATATtattagaataaaaataaacactgtTTTTAATATGTAAATTAAGTATAAAAACATATGTACTAGCTACTAAAGAAGATTACATTTCTGTGTTTAAACTGTAcaattttctaaatattttattaactcaaATATAATGATGGTTTCATCCATTAACAGTTTCCCCATAAGGAGGTTGTATGGTGGATAATGATGGTTTCATCCATTAACAGTTTCCCCATAAGGAGGTTGTATGGTGGATAATGATGGTTTCATCCATTAACAGTTTCCCCATGAGGAGGTTGTATGGTGGATAATGATGGTTTCATCCATTAACAGTTTCCCCATGAGGAGGTTGTATGGTGGATAATGATACAGCATTCATCCATTAACAGTTTCCCCATGAGGAGGTTGTATGGTGGATAATGATACAGCATTCATCCATTAACAGTTTCCACATGAGGAGGTTGTATGGTGGATAATGATACAGCATTCCTGTGCTATGTTTCCCCATGAGGAGGTTGTATGGTGGATAATGATACAGCATTCATCCATTAACAGTTTCCACATGAGGAGGTTGTATGGTGGATAATGATACAGCATTCCTGTGCTATGTTTCCACATGAGGAGGTTGTATGGTGGATAATGATACAGCATTCCTGTGCTATTTCACATGCACAACAGCAGTGTGTTGTTGCTATGTGTATCGGTCAAGCCGTGGACCTATAAGGGTCCATGGTCAAAGTATAGTGAAATCGGTATTATGTCCTCCAATTTCAGTATAGGAGGTTTTGTACAGGTTATGATGATACTGGTTTTGCTTATTGCAAAACAGTGGTGTGTTGTGCTGAAGATTAAAAGGTGCTAATTCCTGTTTTAATTACATTAAAAGgatatttaatatacagtaaactaACATTAATGTGTAAATAAGGATTTTAATACCAAACTTTTTAGAAATTAGTTATTTATGAAATAAGATCAACTTTACAATTGTATTCTGCTTATATCACATGTGATCACATGTGATTAGTCTAGAAAagtagattttaaattttaaaaaatcttgAATTTTACTGAGTTTTTAACAAGATAGGTTTACAGTatgtgtaaacattttttaaaacgtgCAATGAATTTTTTATTCGCTTTTTTTTACAGATGAAGtctcaatttttgttttttttatgatgagATGTTAAATGCgtagtactgtatactgtattcaCTGTACTGTCTAGTATACCATagtattttagttaaaaaatattcGCTATTTGAAATGAATAATGATCATTATTTATGCTGCAATTGTGtatgattttaaaatcaaaaatgttgtttgatatttttgattgaattttattGGACCAAGTTAAATGTGTGTCTGATGTATGAATATGTTAAAATGCTGTGTGACATGACCTGCTGATAGTGTATAAATTGtgaagtatttatttgattgtttGGCCAGCATGATAGTCTactgtttactgcagtaactgtttGATTTCTATTTAACTATGCATTATATAgtattgttactattattttagatttttactattattaattatactaaATCATTCAGTAGTCTTTGAAGTAGTAACTTTAACAGTGGCGAAACACAGTGGAcaaatgctttttttatttagcTCTCCTAATGAGCCCTCCAAAGCTAGGCAGTTGCATTAGATTGCTCTGGACCCCTTAAGCTCCTGGGTTTTTAGCAAAtgagccgttacgccactggacTTAAACTACTGCCATCACCACAGTAGTGAGCATGTttataatagaataataatatacagtttaaaatctataattcagtatttattttattatattataagttAAATCATAAATGAGAGTGAGAGTGGATTGATGGGGTAAGGGGGTGGAACTTTGTAATCTATAATACGATAATTATTTATAAGATTATAATCAAATCTATTGAATTTAAATCATAAAGTAAAAGAGTAACCCACGGAGTAGGGGTGTGTTTTGTTTGGGTTTTACTTTGTTATTAATGTGATTTCAGGCTTGCAGTACACCACAGTTTCCAAAAAGGAAGTAGTGTCACTTGTAAACCTGAGCTTTAAACAACATGatattataatcaattttatttattatgtgatCTGACTGTGACTGAGAATGGAAGATGTTGCAGATAATATATTTACAGAATAAAGTTAGatttacaaataaatagtttaaaCATAGCGGTAATTGTGGTGTTGAATACTTATATAGCTATTTATGTAATAgtgttatttataataataaaagtaatgtGACAATTTTATTGGATTTATTGACTTTAATTGTTCAATTTTTGATGATTCCACTTTTTATAAagtgacaaaataaacagttaaaccTAAAGTTGACAGAAAATTTGCttcttttctttaaatttaattttttcccCTGGTAAATAGGTTTTTCActatattataaacaatacaacagtagtaatttaaacaaatacacCAATTGTTATTGAGCGCCGCCGAGAAAAGGTGTAAGTTCAAATAATATTAGGATTTATTTTTGGCAAGTGGTATAACTTTCACTTCAGCCAATCAGCGACTAAAGAAGTAAGTACGTTTTTACATAATAAACGTCACAAACCAGGTAGATACCTGATCTAGCCGGTTCTGTGTTGCTTCTTACAAGGACAAGCCCCCAGTTAATCAACCAATCACATTTCTTGGCTCGCTAAATAGTAGTAGTTTCTAGTTACTTACAGTGTATTGGTATTCTGtaaattcttttaattttatatgcttatttatcaatattatcataatcAATTTATATTGATAATATGGTTAAATATTGgtctgttttgttttatataatatgtttCAAATTGTACAGACTGTTTAGAGAAGTGATAATGTTTAGAAACTATTCACACGTCATAATATACCCCGCCCCTTTTAATTGTCACATGTTCATGAGAGAGAGAAGAGAAATCGTCAAACAATCAAAACACAGAAAACCAAGATATCGCGCTAGACGACGTAAACaaagttttattttctatttcttcGGAGATGGTAAGCAATTATTTGATTTCAGTTATAATATGTGATCCATGTTTTTATACCATCCCTAGTgggatatttaaaaatgattttagttaggctaggtctagcctaggccagaAAAACTAAACTCTAacgtaggctaggcctagctactaaaAGCTAGTACTAGCTAGAGGGCAGGCTAGCTAGTACGTAGTAGTAGGGCTACCAgcctaactagcctagctaggccaacACGCTAGATACATACTGATAATTGATAGAAAGTAAGGCCTGCTGGCTGGCTAGTAGGAAGGGCGTAGCCTAGCTAGCTCCGCGACCGACAAAACTGATACTGCGGCATTTGTAAATTCCTAGTCTTTGGTATGTTTTTGGGTTATACGGGtcattcttcagtaagtgtctaaaATCGTGTCCCGATACTTTGGTGAGATAGAGACTgaaaattcatcattaaaaaataaaaattcttgacttaaatcataatcaacattattgtaaatataattaattacataaaacaaagataattacattgatatggttaatttttataaaaatgtttcaggCAACCCCCATGTCCCGATCGTACATCTTCAATTTTATGATCGCCGTATATATTTGATAACAGGACTTTTGTTatcgaaaatattgtaaaaagttaGTTAATCATGATTTCATGCGATTATATTCTTCGAAATACATCTCTACAAGTACATTAAATCTCAAACTTTAAAGTGTTTGTTTGGAAAAAGCTTGTCCCGCAGTTTTGTGTCATTTCCGTCACATAATTTAAATGTGCCGTCTACAGTTTAATGAACGGCGGGGAAAAAATTGACTGTGCGTTGTAAACATGCgaagatattgaaataaaactagccgcacatcattttaaataaaagaggaaaaaacCTAATAAAACGAggttttagaaaaattacagttgCGTACCTTTATTGAATGTCATATCCGAACGGTATAGaactcattaaataattataatttctggTTTTTTTCAACTGGAAGTACAAGTTATTCATGGTATCTAGAAGTATGCAATCCGTCTCCGCTGTCAGACATGCCTACGATGTGATCCTAGGCTGTCCAATGCTAAATACATCATCTCCGTCACGGTCAGCTCCGTCACATTTCCCAATGTTTCGTTGTGACGGAGATGACGGCCCGTGACGGATATGACTTTTTGTTATTGCCAGGGCCTttttttgttgtacattttgttttgtatatctttattatgttattacattgtatatctaTGTGACTCTGGTCAATAAACATACTGTAATCAAATCATATCTTAAAGTCATCTCCGTCACATGATTTTTTAAGTTCGTCATATCCGTCACGGTTTCATCTCCGTCACATGGATATTTTATCCTTttaaatcctaaaatatttaagtaatgAACGCAATTATGtggtatattgaaatataaacaatttctaCAACAACTTCTACTATGTCAATGGATAGTAATATTAGTTCAACAGAATTTTGTAAAACATCAGTGACAGTCATACTATtttctgaaaattattattttttggaatAGTAAATGGTTTTGAACGTATAACATCAtactaataaatgttaaaacaatcattttttgatGAATAGAgacaaacatatatatatagtatcaaagaattaataatggaaataattttataattcctaaactgttattttttctatctttGTATATTCTATAAATGTGACGGAAATGACAGTAACATAGAaccatgtatttataaatacgaataaaatacgaaatatataataaagattgCGCCAAACATACGCTTGCCATGTAAATACATGTTCATTTATctgaataaacttttaaaatttaaaaaatgcaaattttaaaatcgattttttataaacctgaaattagacacttactgaagaatgacccatgcaccatttggaataaaatttGAGcaacatatataatataagccaggataggcctagctagcctaacTAACCTAGAACACTTTGTAATTCACCCGTATTatttctagttaggcctaggcctacccaCATTTTATTTTATCGCAAAAtctggagaaaaaaaattacttgGCACTATAGAATAGGTCCTAGCCTAGTTTAgtgtacaaaaaaataataaatattggatTAGTAATTAGCAAGTCATGATGACGACTTCAAGTATTATTGGCAAAATGATGTCAGTCATACAAAAACAATAGGCCTAGTCTTTCTACTAATCTATCCTATAAGTTACTAACTACTGTTAATTCAACAAAACGTCAGTATTtgtgtatttcaataaaatttaaaatcttgAAAAGAAACGTCAAATGCAAATGAGCCCAATGTATAATTTGCATACGAATTATGGCATCACACTTGTTGCAGTTTCAAGCAAGTTTTTTGTTAggattgtatttattttattgattactgTATTAGtcttattacaaaatatttacaatatattttattttgttgacagGAGCCAGTTTTTATCATTGACCCCTCTGAGCTTTACAGGCCAGAAATTGAAAAAGGTCCAGATTTCAGAAATTTTGAAAGTTCTAACAAAACAAATGATGGACATATGGAAAAAgtgaaaaatgtttataaaaatatgCACACACATCAAACAGTACAATTTGTAAAAGATAAGGTACAGTAAGATCTATAGAAAAatcgtatatatatatattttttgaaagtgaattacattttgaataaactcTGAACATTGTACAGTTGTTTAGTCTACCTACAGTATATatctgtaattaaattaaatttaatcaataaaatGGGAGAAAACAACTTTACTCAATTGAATATCGTATTTATTGATTAatcatgttattgttaaaaaaataacaataataaatagcaTTTGACATTGAAAAAAGATTTCATTGTTTGCTTTTTTAGAAAGAGCATTGGTGCAAATTAGACAAAAAGGAAATGACAATTATGGAAGCTCTAGAATTTGTGAATCAGCTTGTCGACGAAAGCGACCCTGATTTGGACGTTCCAAACATTTATCATGCGTTCCAAACAGCAGAACGAATTCGAGAAAAACACCCCGATAAAGGTAAAGATGGGACCAgtcaaataaagttaataaaGCTTGAGTTTACCCTCTGAGGAACCTCTATAAACTGTTGAATAACAAAAAGgtaatactgtactattgaGAAGCAGTAATCTCAtaatgagtgagtgagtggccgagcggttaagacagtagaaccgtaattacgtagccataacatcggcaggggttcgaggctcactcactccatggttctggtggtagaacgagtcttctcggataaggactataaaccgtaggtccagtgtacacatctagctcatgtgcactttaaagaacctagtacatctttcgagacgagtaggaggtattagtacatcacagccactgatcataactgggccctctgggagaccagtctttgactgaagagcttacccagtataaatataaattgcaatcaattcaatcaatcataGAGCTTTTAGTAATCTATATGAATTGACACAAAAATACCAGTCAAATCTCAACAGCACAAATACAGATGACCAAtttaaactaaagctctgtctacactatcaaactactttatgtgacaaaagaatatgtgcccatatatgggcataatgatgtcatatcactaccatatttaggcatatcactaccatatttgggcatataacacTTGTTTGaaagtgtaggcagagcttaaaCTTACTTTTGTTATTATGTCTCTCTTTAGAATGGTTCCATTTAGTTGGCCTTATACATGACCTGGGCAAAGTACTGGCTATTTGGAATGAACCACAAGTAGGTGTCACTATTTATGTACATAAATTCTATTCCAACAATTTTTTAAGGTAAAAAGGAGAAAAAAACATCCCTCATAAAGCCCAAAATGGGTGTATTACATGACATATGGAGggaaaaaatatgaaataaaactgggttgtaaataataaattctaaatatgtTACTAATATTAACAACTTTCAGCATAGTTTGTTGTaagtaattaatttgtaaaggCAACAATGGAATAATTTGACCTTTGCATTTAGTTTGCCTACCCCTTGAAATTGTAGGATATAAtaagtttttaataaaattaaataaagctATAAGAAGATCAATACTATACTATGAAATATTGATTTCTTCCTCTTGGtcaaatcaatcaaaattatcttttattactactactagctgTCATGCCATcttttactactactactagctgtCATGCCATCttttattactactactagctgTCATGCCATCttttattactactactagctgTCATGCCATcttttactactactactagctgtCATGCCATCttttattactactactagctgTCATGCCATCttttattactactactagctgTCATGCCATCttttattactactactagctgTCATGCCATCttttattactactactagctgTCATGCCATCttttattactactactagctgTCATGCCATCttttattactactactagctgTCATGCCATCttttattactactactagctgTCATGCCACTTTTCAGATTACTGTAAGATAAGATTACTTTATTTCATCCACAAAACAAGTGACAATAATGgtagataataataatggtaaaaGTAGTTTATAAAAGTcaaaattatatatagattgttGTTTTAAAccgttttcatttttttgtagtGGTGTGTTGTGGGTGACACTTTCCCAGTTGGTTGTCTTCCTTCAGATTCCATTGTGTATGGCAGGCAAAGTTTTGTTGATAATGTGGACATGAGCAACCCAAAGTTCAAGTAGGTATAATGAAAAATGTGAACATAATTTTACTGGTATACCATTCATGAACTCTATCTCATTATAGGTAGCATATGTTAATGTATTCTGAGCATGCCagataataaatttataatatcatatctttacatatttttttacttATCATCCAACTTCCATAAAATATTTCTGTTTCAGTACAAAATTGGGTATTTACAAAGAAAACTGTGGTTTGGACAACGTTTTAATGTCTTGGGGACATGATGGTAATTTCtttatcttttaatttttatcaaaaatCTACACTCAAAATTGTATAGAACGTGTGCCCTAATTTCTTGTACTTTTTATCTTGTGTTTTGTAGAGTACATGTATCAAGTATGCAAGGGCAACGACCGATGCAAGCTCCCTCAAGAGGTAAGATTCTATCTTAAATCCAAATTGAATAAAAACAGATAGAGGGTAAGCCCgtagccaggatttttacagGGGGGTTCTTTTTCCCCAAAAAGGCCCCTCTTATGGGAATTACCTCCGGTGTAACCAGCTTATATGATTTAATATCAAACGATCAAAACACCAATGATATTGGTCACCAGCCACAAGAGCACCCCCTCTCCTAAGAGTTTCCTGCCCCAGGACCTTGGCCTCATCATGGTTGGGACTGAGGTAAGAAAAATTGGACTTgcaggactattttaagagaATTGCCTAAAATGCTGTAGACAATGAGTATTTGAGCaagaaaattgttaaatgacacccctacatggtactctcgcacgtaaaattcataataaattgcACCTCTAGTTCGACGGAAATGTCACTCACTCTATAGTGCGCTAGCAAACAGAGGATCGTAGCATAATGTTATTCGACCGGTAATAAAACATACGCGactaacaataggcctataggataacatttttgttttcgttcaatgcgaacgtcacGGGGAAGTTCCCAATGAAGGTACTTCTGGTATGGTATTACATTCTAATAACTGTACTcaattattgtaaatttattagcaattaataattttaaaaagttatacaaaaaatatgaagctTGCTGCTGTAAATATATTGcgcaaaacgttaaattgtgttattttcaattaaatgctaaataaagtcagatgttaaaaccacaatttcaaaaattcattttttatttatccactataaactttaaaaaagtgTTGTTTAAACCACaatccaaaataaaacaaagaaaattatGATATGATATTTGCAGAAGGAAGCAAACTTTGCTCTGCTACCGGTATAACATGGTTCAAATTTCGGAACTTCCAtaaattactacggaaattcggccTAATATTTACGGACGTATGGAAgtgaagataaatagggtactacacgCATCGGAAAAAAAACTATATgcacaattatgatttggcctaaaaattggccttagattatggaaaacccccggcaaaacgcaataattatggacaaatcgatTATCAGCCTTGGTAATATGCCTAATATCtaaaaggaatgaatataagctatatttttgttttttcgcAAAGTTCATATGTGAATGCTTGATCCATTAGAGGTAATCTGTGATAGTTTTTATTGcttgtattataacacaagttcattttggattttcagtaaattaccaATGGTTTATTTAAGGTCAACACactgtaactaatccctcactATTCAATCAAAAATTAGAATACTACCattgttgaaaaatggattGCGTGATATCAAAATGGATTGATGTAAAACGTAACAAAGATACGACCTTGTCTGGTATTTATGCAGTGATGAAGCGGAGGATTGtttttgtagcgttccatttaaaataatattttggttgtgaagGTCGCTAAATTTGTTGGCGCCAGACTTCttcttttaccaattttaacaataagctaacaacaaaacattgaaaatgataaaatgccGTAAAACTCTGTAACTACTTTATGACTAAGTCTATCAAGTTCCGAGTTTGCTCAGCTACCGACGCGGTATAATAATTCTCTGTTAATTCTGAAATTCACCCTAATATTACGGACGTAtacggaaatgaagataaacTGGGTACTACACggaaaaataaaactatacgTAAAACTATGATTTGGCCTTAAATTATGGaaaaacgcaataattatgaACAAATTGACGACCCATATGACGGGTTTTCCCCAAACACAGTGTATGTTGGCCTCCTTTCGTACCTCTCATCAAGAGAGAGATACATCTCCCTGCTGTCTGACGCGCGCACCACAAACTAGTCAATCAGAAATTTGTTCTGCGTATGCTCAGAAACTTATCTACTTTTATCTGTGCGcggtatagtaggcctattggtgACTGCTGtgccaatttacaaatattctcTTTCAGACTGGACTTCTACATATAAcgta
This is a stretch of genomic DNA from Antedon mediterranea chromosome 3, ecAntMedi1.1, whole genome shotgun sequence. It encodes these proteins:
- the LOC140045457 gene encoding inositol oxygenase-like; amino-acid sequence: MEPVFIIDPSELYRPEIEKGPDFRNFESSNKTNDGHMEKVKNVYKNMHTHQTVQFVKDKKEHWCKLDKKEMTIMEALEFVNQLVDESDPDLDVPNIYHAFQTAERIREKHPDKEWFHLVGLIHDLGKVLAIWNEPQWCVVGDTFPVGCLPSDSIVYGRQSFVDNVDMSNPKFNTKLGIYKENCGLDNVLMSWGHDEYMYQVCKGNDRCKLPQEALYVIRFHSFYPWHTNSDYYYLCNNEDIRMLSWVKEFNQFDLYSKSEELPDIEALKPYYQSLIDHYFPGKIKW